The following coding sequences lie in one Synechococcus sp. CC9902 genomic window:
- a CDS encoding DUF3747 domain-containing protein, with protein MAATGVAATGVLALLLPNTLAARGIFESRPLPQDRFAVLAQPVGQTGWKLLVLEQIKRKPLCWRPRADGLVEPSLNSFNFAGICSRYLDSNGYSLRSSGSDLGRRFRLRLMQSGSTLQLQAFNPDQTAPIVVGSAPVPSRQRNGFVRLELNNDWQLERRVYQGRTLSHLYFSNPDPIQLLMARAIRQARGSSMAKLGPSRAPSMPPPIPPTPTTSRGSSLASRLSSVQRVASAGPIPLQVIPYSSPRQTLAQ; from the coding sequence ATGGCTGCCACTGGTGTTGCTGCGACTGGTGTTCTGGCCCTGCTGTTGCCCAATACGCTCGCTGCCCGGGGAATCTTTGAGAGCAGGCCCCTCCCGCAAGACCGTTTTGCCGTGCTGGCGCAGCCCGTCGGTCAAACCGGCTGGAAACTACTGGTGCTCGAACAAATCAAGCGCAAACCCCTGTGCTGGAGGCCACGCGCTGATGGCCTCGTCGAGCCCTCGCTGAATAGCTTTAATTTCGCAGGGATTTGCAGTCGCTATCTCGATAGCAATGGCTATTCCCTCCGCAGCAGCGGCTCAGACCTTGGAAGGCGGTTCCGGTTGCGCTTAATGCAAAGCGGATCAACCCTGCAATTACAAGCATTCAATCCAGATCAAACAGCACCGATCGTGGTTGGGAGTGCACCCGTCCCAAGCCGACAGCGAAATGGCTTTGTTCGGCTAGAGCTGAATAACGACTGGCAGCTCGAACGACGCGTCTACCAAGGACGAACCCTGAGCCATCTTTATTTCTCGAATCCAGATCCGATTCAACTGTTGATGGCGCGAGCCATCCGCCAGGCCAGGGGCTCGAGCATGGCCAAGCTTGGTCCGTCGCGGGCCCCAAGCATGCCGCCACCAATCCCACCAACCCCGACAACATCACGCGGCAGCTCCTTGGCATCGCGGCTTAGCAGCGTCCAACGGGTCGCGAGCGCAGGCCCGATCCCGCTACAAGTGATCCCGTACAGCAGCCCTCGCCAAACACTGGCACAGTGA
- the rplK gene encoding 50S ribosomal protein L11 produces the protein MAKKVVAVIKLALQAGKANPAPPVGPALGQHGVNIMMFCKEYNARTQDKAGLVIPVEISVFEDRSFTFITKTPPASVLITKAAGIEKGSGDSAKGSVGSISRAQLEEIAKTKLPDLNCSSVDSAMRIIEGTARNMGVAVSD, from the coding sequence ATGGCCAAGAAAGTCGTAGCTGTAATCAAGCTGGCCCTTCAGGCCGGTAAAGCCAACCCGGCGCCGCCCGTGGGCCCTGCCCTCGGTCAGCACGGCGTGAACATCATGATGTTCTGCAAGGAGTACAACGCTCGGACGCAGGACAAAGCCGGACTCGTGATTCCGGTTGAGATTTCGGTCTTTGAGGACCGTAGTTTCACCTTCATTACGAAGACCCCTCCAGCTTCCGTGTTGATCACGAAAGCTGCCGGTATCGAGAAAGGATCAGGCGATTCTGCAAAGGGCAGTGTCGGCTCTATCAGCCGCGCTCAGCTCGAGGAGATCGCAAAGACCAAGCTCCCCGATCTCAATTGCTCCAGCGTTGATTCCGCCATGCGGATCATCGAAGGCACTGCCCGCAACATGGGCGTTGCCGTCAGCGATTGA
- the rplL gene encoding 50S ribosomal protein L7/L12 — MSAKTDEILESLKSLSLLEASELVKQIEEAFGVSAAASAGVVMAAPGAAGGGEAAEEKTEFDVILESFEASAKIKVLKAVREATGLGLGDAKALVEAAPKLVKEGASKDDAEALKKAIEEVGGKVTIK, encoded by the coding sequence ATGTCTGCAAAAACCGACGAAATCCTCGAATCGCTGAAATCCCTTTCTCTGCTTGAAGCTTCCGAGCTTGTTAAGCAGATCGAAGAGGCTTTTGGTGTCTCCGCCGCCGCATCAGCTGGCGTCGTGATGGCTGCCCCTGGCGCTGCTGGTGGCGGTGAGGCTGCTGAAGAAAAGACCGAGTTCGATGTGATCTTGGAAAGCTTCGAAGCTTCCGCCAAGATCAAAGTTCTCAAGGCCGTTCGCGAAGCGACCGGTTTGGGCTTGGGCGATGCCAAGGCTCTGGTCGAGGCCGCTCCAAAGCTGGTCAAAGAAGGTGCGTCCAAGGACGATGCCGAAGCCCTCAAGAAGGCCATCGAAGAAGTGGGTGGCAAGGTCACAATCAAGTGA
- the secE gene encoding preprotein translocase subunit SecE — MTSPTQEDTTTNAPEPSAESTRPGGFLADTVQELKLVVWPSRQQLFSESIAVILMVSLSAATIAAVSRFFGWASSQVFR; from the coding sequence GTGACCAGCCCAACCCAAGAGGACACCACTACCAACGCCCCTGAGCCTTCTGCTGAGTCCACCCGACCGGGTGGCTTTTTAGCGGATACGGTTCAAGAGTTGAAATTGGTGGTTTGGCCCAGCCGACAACAGCTTTTCAGCGAATCCATCGCTGTGATCTTGATGGTCAGCCTGTCGGCAGCCACCATCGCTGCCGTGAGTCGCTTCTTTGGTTGGGCTTCATCTCAGGTGTTCCGCTGA
- the rplA gene encoding 50S ribosomal protein L1, with protein MPKLSKRLAGLASKIEDRTYGPLEAIALVKDNANAKFDETMEAHVRLGIDPKYTDQQLRTTVALPNGTGQTVRIAVVTSGEKVAAAKAAGAELAGDEDLVEAISKGEMNFDLLIATPDMMPKVAKLGRVLGPRGLMPNPKAGTVTTDLAAAIKDFKAGKLEFRADRTGIVHVRFGKASFTADALLENLKTLQETIDRNKPSGAKGRYWKSLYVTSTMGPSVEVDFSALQEIGQEG; from the coding sequence ATGCCCAAACTTTCAAAGCGCTTGGCTGGCTTGGCCAGCAAGATCGAGGATCGTACCTACGGGCCCCTCGAGGCGATTGCTCTCGTAAAAGACAACGCCAACGCCAAATTTGACGAAACGATGGAAGCCCACGTGCGGCTTGGCATCGATCCCAAATACACCGACCAGCAATTGCGCACCACGGTTGCCCTGCCCAACGGCACGGGTCAGACCGTTCGCATCGCTGTCGTCACCAGTGGTGAAAAGGTGGCTGCCGCTAAAGCCGCTGGCGCCGAACTCGCTGGCGATGAAGATCTAGTGGAAGCGATCAGCAAGGGAGAAATGAATTTCGACCTCCTGATTGCCACTCCAGACATGATGCCCAAGGTGGCCAAACTCGGCCGTGTGCTGGGTCCGCGTGGTCTGATGCCGAACCCAAAAGCTGGAACGGTGACCACCGATCTCGCGGCTGCGATTAAAGACTTCAAGGCGGGCAAGCTCGAGTTCCGAGCCGATCGCACCGGCATCGTCCACGTTCGTTTTGGTAAGGCCAGCTTCACCGCGGATGCCCTGCTCGAGAACCTCAAGACGCTGCAAGAAACGATCGATCGCAACAAACCCAGTGGCGCGAAGGGGCGTTATTGGAAAAGCTTGTACGTGACATCCACAATGGGCCCCTCCGTCGAGGTTGATTTCTCGGCCCTTCAGGAGATTGGTCAAGAGGGCTAA
- a CDS encoding ribonuclease H family protein translates to MADGRGRVVAAATDGACRGNPGPGGWGALLRFEDGSVEELGGYDPATTNNRMELQAALALLERLKDLPRHPDLTLRTDSKYLIDGLGSWMKGWKRKGWRTAAGKPVLNQDLWKSLDEARLDDVPLTHVKGHSGDPDNERVDRIAVAFSQGAAPDLAVGVKTSLAPAPPNSDLAPAPLQQLLTRLELADRLAEGAFALTVIELAQLVEQPMKQLEAKDGPWIWRDWLVSPEDTGRWRLQRREGGSGES, encoded by the coding sequence ATGGCTGATGGACGGGGTCGTGTTGTGGCTGCCGCGACGGATGGTGCCTGCCGTGGCAATCCGGGTCCCGGCGGATGGGGCGCATTGCTGCGGTTTGAGGATGGCAGCGTTGAAGAGTTGGGTGGCTATGACCCTGCCACCACCAACAATCGGATGGAGCTCCAGGCGGCTTTGGCATTGTTGGAGCGTTTAAAAGATTTGCCACGGCATCCCGATCTCACCCTGAGGACCGACAGCAAATACCTCATCGATGGGTTGGGATCTTGGATGAAGGGGTGGAAACGCAAAGGCTGGCGAACGGCTGCGGGTAAGCCTGTGCTGAATCAGGATTTGTGGAAGTCTTTGGATGAGGCTCGTCTCGACGACGTTCCGCTCACCCATGTGAAGGGCCATAGCGGCGATCCAGACAATGAGCGTGTCGACCGTATTGCTGTGGCGTTTTCCCAGGGTGCAGCTCCCGATTTAGCCGTTGGTGTGAAGACTTCGCTTGCTCCGGCGCCTCCTAACAGCGATCTGGCACCGGCGCCGCTCCAGCAGCTGCTGACACGGCTGGAGCTCGCAGACCGGCTGGCGGAGGGGGCATTTGCCCTGACGGTGATTGAGCTGGCGCAGTTGGTGGAGCAACCCATGAAGCAGTTGGAAGCCAAGGATGGCCCTTGGATTTGGCGTGATTGGTTGGTCAGTCCGGAGGACACCGGTCGCTGGCGCCTGCAGCGTCGCGAGGGAGGATCAGGGGAGTCGTGA
- the rplJ gene encoding 50S ribosomal protein L10: MGRTLENKQQIVGELKGLLAETELALVLDFKGLSIKEMSDLRDRLRVTNSVCKVTKNTLMRRAIDGDSSWANLDSLLTGTNAFVLVKGDVGAGVKAVRSFQNEFKKSETKGALFEGKLLSQDEIKAIADLPSREELMAQIAGAINAVATKVAVGINEVPTGMARALKQHAEGGDS, encoded by the coding sequence ATGGGCCGCACTCTGGAGAACAAGCAACAGATCGTCGGAGAGCTCAAAGGGCTCCTCGCCGAGACCGAGCTGGCATTGGTCCTTGATTTCAAGGGCCTGTCCATCAAGGAAATGTCTGACCTGCGGGATCGTCTCCGGGTCACCAACAGCGTCTGCAAGGTGACTAAAAACACCTTGATGCGCCGTGCCATTGATGGTGACAGCTCCTGGGCCAACCTCGATTCGCTTCTGACGGGTACCAACGCTTTCGTTCTTGTAAAAGGCGATGTTGGTGCTGGTGTAAAGGCCGTTCGGTCTTTCCAGAACGAATTCAAAAAGTCTGAGACCAAGGGCGCTCTTTTCGAAGGCAAGCTTCTTTCTCAAGACGAGATCAAGGCCATCGCTGATCTTCCTTCCAGGGAAGAACTCATGGCTCAGATCGCTGGTGCAATCAACGCTGTGGCCACCAAGGTCGCCGTTGGCATCAACGAGGTTCCCACCGGTATGGCCAGGGCACTCAAGCAGCACGCCGAAGGCGGCGACAGCTGA
- the nusG gene encoding transcription termination/antitermination protein NusG, with translation MPDDLTTPDALEVIDLPAPNDGEDGTLAMEPVANTAIARWYAVQVASSCEKKVKATLEQRAVTLGVSNRILEIEIPQTPAIKLKKDGSRQSTEEKVFPGYVLVRMVLDEDTMMAVRSTPNVINFVGAEDRRATGKARGHIKPRPLSRSEVDRIFKRAAEKKTVVKVDLAEGDQILVTAGPFKDFQGEVIEVSGERNKLKALLSIFGRETPVELEFSQISKQN, from the coding sequence GTGCCCGACGACTTGACCACACCGGACGCCCTTGAGGTGATCGATCTGCCGGCCCCGAATGATGGGGAAGACGGAACGCTTGCGATGGAGCCTGTCGCGAATACCGCTATTGCTCGGTGGTATGCGGTTCAGGTGGCCTCGAGTTGTGAGAAAAAAGTGAAAGCCACCCTTGAACAACGGGCGGTCACCCTTGGGGTGAGCAATCGCATTCTTGAGATCGAGATTCCTCAAACGCCGGCGATCAAGCTGAAAAAGGACGGCAGCCGTCAGTCCACTGAGGAGAAGGTGTTTCCCGGCTATGTGCTCGTCCGGATGGTGCTGGATGAAGACACGATGATGGCGGTGCGCAGCACGCCCAACGTGATTAATTTCGTTGGTGCTGAGGATCGACGCGCAACCGGAAAAGCCCGGGGCCACATCAAACCTCGCCCGCTTAGCCGTTCAGAGGTGGATCGCATCTTTAAGCGCGCTGCCGAGAAGAAAACCGTCGTCAAGGTCGACTTGGCCGAAGGCGATCAGATCCTTGTTACCGCTGGTCCGTTCAAAGACTTCCAAGGGGAAGTGATTGAGGTGTCAGGCGAGCGCAACAAGCTCAAGGCATTGCTGTCCATTTTTGGACGGGAAACGCCAGTTGAACTGGAGTTTTCACAGATCAGCAAGCAGAACTGA